The window GCCACCCAGGCAGCGCAACGTCATGGGCTGGGCCGCGCCGTAGTACTCGTTGTGGGTGTTGGCATCGATGTTCTGCCAGCGGTTGAGGACGTTGCCGGCCGCGTTCTCGAAGCCCTTGATGCCGTAGAGGAAGCGGTAGCTGCCGCCCACGGTGGCGGTGGAGTCCGCCGGCGGGTTGCACTGGCCGTCGGCGTTGGCGTGGTGGGCGCCTTTCAGGGCCGGCAGCCCGCTGACCATGGAGGCGTCGAAGTAGCGCTGGCCATGGCAGCCGTTCTGGCCGGCGCAGGTCAGGTTGCCGTCGTTGACGATGTAGCCGTCATGGCCGGTCTGGACGATACCGCCCGGCAGGCCGGCCTGGTTGGGATCCGAGTTGGCGCCAAAGAGATCGATGACGTTGTGGCCCTTGTTGGCAGAGGCTGCGCCCTCACCGGTCTTGGTGCCGTCGATGTAGCCGAAGTTGCCGGCCGCCAGGTCGCCGGCGCCGTCATTGTGGTAGACCTGGGGAAAGTAGCTCACCGTGTCCGGCGAGTAGACCCGTTGGCCACCACCGGTGGCATGGCAGCCGACACAGCCCCCCCTGGTCAGCATGGGGTTGGGGGTGGTGGTGTCATCCAGGGTCATGGGGTTGGCATCCTGGCTGTTGTGCATGGTGTGGCAGTTGGAGCAGATGCCGGTCACCTTGGCCCCGGCATCGGAGGCCGCCGTCACCACCAGGATGGCCGCGGGCAGACTGACCGCCAAGAGACCTGCGAGCTTTTTTGAGGGCTTTGTGACCATGTTCCGTTTCCTCCGTGTTGTGTCAGACGTCGATTTTCGTGCCGTTGTTGGCTGGGGCATCCCACCCGATCTTGGGCTGAATAGGTAATCGATTCCGCCAGGAACGGGAATATGGCGCTGGCACTAAATT of the Thermodesulfobacteriota bacterium genome contains:
- a CDS encoding cytochrome c3 family protein, with the protein product MVTKPSKKLAGLLAVSLPAAILVVTAASDAGAKVTGICSNCHTMHNSQDANPMTLDDTTTPNPMLTRGGCVGCHATGGGQRVYSPDTVSYFPQVYHNDGAGDLAAGNFGYIDGTKTGEGAASANKGHNVIDLFGANSDPNQAGLPGGIVQTGHDGYIVNDGNLTCAGQNGCHGQRYFDASMVSGLPALKGAHHANADGQCNPPADSTATVGGSYRFLYGIKGFENAAGNVLNRWQNIDANTHNEYYGAAQPMTLRCLGGGVSCHGSGGVRPESQTISGFCATCHGNFHTLKSPLSNGSEVGSGNSMGIGPGITSPFRRHPTDVVINRLGASSEYAAYTAYSVEAPPARTSLPGAMSAVVAPEQDAVTCLSCHMAHASPYEDMLRWDYSGMIAHSAGAAAGGCFTCHTTKDDQ